The following nucleotide sequence is from Nesterenkonia xinjiangensis.
AGTTCTCCGAGACGCTCCCTGAAGACACCGACGACTTCCTCGAGTGGATGGATCGCAACATCGACGAGGTCGAAGAGATCGTGGAGGCTGGACGTGGCTGATCCCGGTGCGAGCCCGGCGGTGCTGTCACTGGACGGAGCCGGGATCGCCTTCCATGGGCGCAGGCTGTGGGAGGGGGTCGACCTTGACCTCTCCGCCGGCGAGTTCCTCGCCGTGCTCGGCCCCAACGGAGCCGGGAAGTCCACCCTGCTGAAGGTCCTTCTCGGACTGCAGCGGCTCAGTTGGGGCGAGGTCCGCGTGGCCGGGCGTCCGGTGCGCCGCGGCAGCAGCACGGTCGGCTACATCCCCCAGCAGCATGCCATGCCGGCGGAGACCCCGCTGCGCGCACGGGATCTGGTGGCCCTGGGGCTGGACGGGCACCGCTACGGCTTCCGGCTGCGGCCGCGCGCGCAGCGGCGCGAAGTGGACCGGCTCCTCGAGCAGGTGGGCGCCACGGAGTATGCGGAGATGCCGGTGGGGCTCCTCTCAGGGGGCGAGCAGCAGCGCCTGCGGGCCGCCCAGGCACTGGCCTCCGATCCGGCGGTGCTGCTCTGCGACGAGCCGCTGCACTCCCTGGATCTGCATCATCAGCAGGCCATCACCGATCTCATCCAGAGGCAGGCCACCGAGCGTGGTTCGGCCGTCGTCTTCGTCACCCATGAGATCAATCCGGTCATCGAACACGTGGACCGGGTGCTCTACCTTGCGCGGGGTCAGCACCGGATCGGACCGACTCGCGAGGTCATGCGTTCCGAGGTGCTCAGCGAGCTCTATGGCGCCCCG
It contains:
- a CDS encoding metal ABC transporter ATP-binding protein, with amino-acid sequence MADPGASPAVLSLDGAGIAFHGRRLWEGVDLDLSAGEFLAVLGPNGAGKSTLLKVLLGLQRLSWGEVRVAGRPVRRGSSTVGYIPQQHAMPAETPLRARDLVALGLDGHRYGFRLRPRAQRREVDRLLEQVGATEYAEMPVGLLSGGEQQRLRAAQALASDPAVLLCDEPLHSLDLHHQQAITDLIQRQATERGSAVVFVTHEINPVIEHVDRVLYLARGQHRIGPTREVMRSEVLSELYGAPIDVIEHRGRLVVMSHHLEGHHCAPGHGGTGDAAHGPEAQARAPEDPRAGVGPHVHDDDHEPHGHASSRHVGREQAPEGRRMGAPR